The following coding sequences are from one Neodiprion lecontei isolate iyNeoLeco1 chromosome 7, iyNeoLeco1.1, whole genome shotgun sequence window:
- the LOC107222896 gene encoding galactokinase-like, which translates to MCNNLEEKSNYCGPYTLNDVTSIKQFAQDYANEISLYMDDFVYTKEVHQSPSLKMLVSFAEKEFHREFSKPPTYAVYAPGCVNLCGESEDFNDGKILSMATQLVTVIVGTRRATSRVCKIKTLLREKGEENYAKFSINTSGLDTSSQVTWVNYVKAVIRNFRVSKEYIPGFKALIVSSIPIKRGLGSSSALIVAMYTLLEAITKVYTTNTLEKSIACQQAEKIAMSVSCGIWKTLLPIVGIEGKIMEFDSRLLEIQEHVWSPLDIDLIFINSTEDVIDTLVYQKYLNQCREVAFALNLISLRDATIPKLATVGQLFSSSSLKAACHVINETDRVTTAGQLIDHCHWKKLGFVISL; encoded by the exons ATGTGCAACAATTTAGAAGAAAAATCTAATTACTGCGGTCCTTATACGTTGAACGATGTTACATCGATCAAACAA tttGCCCAGGACTACGCAAATGAAATTAGCTTGTATATGGATGATTTTGTTTATACAAAAGAGGTTCATCAGAGCCCATCGTTAAAAATGTTAGTCTCATTCGCTGAGAAAGAGTTTCACAGAGAATTCTCCAAGCCGCCAACATACGCCGTTTATGCACCGGGCTGTGTTAATTTATGTGGCGAAAGCGAAGATTTTAACGATGGAAAAATTCTATCTATG GCCACTCAGCTTGTAACTGTGATAGTCGGGACTCGAAGGGCTACGAGTAGGGTGTGCAAAATAAAGACATTGTTAAGAGAAAAAGGTGAAGAAAATTATGCCAAATTTTCTATAAACACAAGCGGTCTTGATACAAGTAGTCAAGTTACATGGGTGAATTACGTAAAAGCTGTTATACGCAATTTCAGAGTTTCCAAAG AATATATTCCTGGATTTAAAGCACTGATAGTATCCAGCATACCAATAAAACGTGGGCTAGGGAGCAGTTCAGCCTTAATAGTTGCTATGTACACGTTGCTAGAAGCGATTACCAAAGTGTACACGACGAACACATTAGAGAAATCAATCGCATGCCAACAGGCAGAAAAAATCGCTATGTCGGTTTCTTGCGGTATTTGGAAAACTTTGCTCCCTATTGTCGGTATCgaaggaaaaataatggaaTTTGACTCAAGATTGCTTGAAATCCAAGAGCACGTTTGGAGCCCATTGGATATCGATCTGATTTTCATAAATTCCACTGAGGATGTTATCGACACCTTGGTATATCAGAAGTATTTGAATCAGTGTAGAGAAGTTGCCTTTGCACTAAATCTAATAAGCCTGAGGGATGCCACTATCCCTAAGCTTGCAACAGTCGGACAACTATTCTCATCTTCATCGCTAAAAGCGGCATGCCACGTTATTAATGAAACTGATAGAGTGACCACAGCAGGGCAACTAATCGACCATTGCCATTGGAAAAAACTAGGTTTCGTAATCAGCTTATGA
- the LOC107222936 gene encoding protein misato isoform X2, translating to MLRILLQKETTFTPRLLLVDLKGSVGHLTEQGNLYKAVEKSLPLHSDLWDSENIQVTTEPVVNKAPFIQNLEKGPADGEDAVVNFEDDVTVWADYLVPRFHPRTVNIVREYEHQSLDQPFNVFHYGHHLWKTEQFQEEFSNKIRAYAEECDFMQGFQVILDSTNGFSGLGSSCIQHLQDEYGKSILAFPVIDGKNFNKSLNDLFKVLNTALCYQSIGEHCSLFSPLCVGQNGWPQAGACRQFNHLTYNSELDYHTSSLLATALDTISLRYRQKEFSTSALSDLCADLNKLGRRAAATSLSLPFPMTAGQDLIDVLDDHEGPLWTSLTPSCDISMDKSMQSLVLRGIHHERLKRPPHEAKLQQRKAAYSCSSVHEMMTLYLACSCHATATHLTNLKAPLTIKEPYPNIFNNNIHQNGDFSPWPVGEEVKSVPVLAGLHSGPSLSHMFDSLHSQASRIKSISKLRGFKDSGLEQDELIECLDQLLTYKEAYEDHYE from the exons atgttACGTA TTTTGTTACAGAAAGAGACGACGTTTACACCGAGGCTTCTGCTAGTTGATCTAAAAGGTAGTGTCGGTCATTTGACTGAACAAGGAAATTTATACAAAGCAGTAGAAAAATCTTTACCTCTGCACAGTGACTTGTGGGATTCCGAAAATATTCAAGTTACAACTGAGCCAGTAGTGAATAAAGCCCCATTCATTCAGAATTTGGAGAAAGGGCCTGCAGATGGAGAAGATGCAGTCGTTAACTTCGAAGATGATGTTACAGTGTGGGCTGATTATCTGGTCCCACGTTTCCATCCAAGGACTGTGAACATTGTTCGCGAGTACGAACACCAGTCCTTGGATCAGCCTTTCAACGTGTTTCACTATGGTCATCATCTGTGGAAGACTGAACAGTTCCAAgaggaattttcaaacaaaataagAGCCTATGCCGAAGAATGCGATTTCATGCAGGGCTTTCAG GTTATTCTAGATTCTACAAACGGTTTCTCTGGCCTTGGTTCATCCTGCATCCAGCACTTACAGGATGAATATGGGAAAAGTATATTAGCATTTCCTGTTATCGATGGAAAGAATTTTAATAAGTCGCTTAATGACTTGTTCAAAGTATTGAACACAGCTTTGTGCTACCAAAGTATAGGAGAACATTGCTCTTTATTCAGCCCACTTTGTGTTGGACAAAATGGTTGGCCTCAGGCGGGTGCTTGTCGTCAATTTAATCATCTAACGTACAATTCAGAATTGGATTATCACACCAGCTCGCTACTTGCAACTGCATTAGATACAATCAGTCTGAGATACCGGCAGAAAGAATTCTCTACTTCAGCACTGTCAGACCTGTGTGCGGATCTGAACAAACTTGGTAGAAGAGCAGCAGCTACCAGTTTAAGTCTGCCATTTCCCATGACTGCTGGTCAAGATCTAATCGACGTTTTAGATGATCATGAAGGTCCTCTGTGGACTAGTTTAACTCCTAGTTGTGACATATCAATGGATAAGAGTATGCAGAGTCTCGTACTCAGAGGGATACACCATGAAAGGCTAAAGAGACCGCCACATGAAGCAAAACTGCAGCAGAGGAAAGCTGCTTACAGTTGTTCAAGCGTACACGAAATGATGACACTTTATCTAGCTTGTTCATGTCACGCTACTGCTACTCATTTGACCAATCTCAAAGCACCTTTGACCATCAAAGAACCGTATcctaatatttttaacaacaatATTCATCAGAATGGGGACTTCTCACCTTGGCCAGTTGGAGAAG AAGTTAAATCCGTTCCGGTATTGGCTGGGCTGCACAGCGGACCCAGTCTTTCACATATGTTCGATTCCCTTCACTCTCAAGCGAGTCGCATAAAAAGTATAAGCAAACTTCGGGGTTTCAAAGATTCGGGACTTGAACAAGATGAACTTATCGAATGTCTTGACCAACTGCTCACTTACAAAGAAGCCTACGAAGATCATTACGAATGA
- the LOC107222901 gene encoding protein IMPACT-A isoform X3 yields the protein MDDLSLQVDEIEALVAIYDKEWQTTDEENRAYCINIRNGDSVVRLYIKLPSNYPSSVSPTYEISAPHLSESQKNHIHRLLDEVCLTNLGQNVIFQLVEKVREVLQFNFEGSAWSELESWPESEEINIVEPQKMRPNNAEYECPDILHGGVIMDRKSSFQGHAAIVHSVKQVEQVIHKLLEAKKIQQATHNVYAYRIYRQDVNCFLQDCEDDGETQAGSRLLHLLQYPVTKTFQSSIS from the exons ATGGACGATTTATCTCTACAA gTTGATGAAATTGAGGCACTCGTCGCCATATACGACAAAGAATGGCAGACTACTGACGAAGAGAACAGAGCATACTGTATCAACATTAGAAATGGAGACAGTGTGGTGAGGCTCTATATAAAGTTGCCTAGTAATTACCCATCCTCCGTTTCACCAACTTACGAAATCTCTGCTCCACACCTCAGTGAGTCTCAAAAGAATCACATTCATCGCCTCTTGGACGAGGTATGCTT AACAAATCTCGGGCaaaatgtaatatttcaaCTGGTTGAAAAAGTTCGAGAAGTTTTGCAGTTTAATTTCGAAGGCTCAGCTTGGTCGGAGCTTGAAAGCTGGCCAGAATCTGAAGAAATCAACATAGTTGAACCACAAAAAATGAGACCGAATAATGCGGAATATGAATGTCCAGATATTCTACACGGAGGTGTTATTATGGACAgaaaaagttcttttcaaGGACATGCAGCAATTGTTCACTCAGTAAAACAAGTCGA ACAGGTAATACACAAACTACTTGAAGCTAAGAAAATACAACAAGCGACGCATAACGTGTATGCCTACAGAATTTATCGACAGGATGTAAATTGTTTTCTTCAGGACTGTGAGGATGACGGGGAAACACAAGCCGGAAGTAGACTACTGCATTTGCTACAG TATCCAGTGACAAAGACATTCCAATCAAGTATTTCATGA
- the LOC107222901 gene encoding protein IMPACT-A isoform X2 — MDDLSLQVDEIEALVAIYDKEWQTTDEENRAYCINIRNGDSVVRLYIKLPSNYPSSVSPTYEISAPHLSESQKNHIHRLLDEVCLTNLGQNVIFQLVEKVREVLQFNFEGSAWSELESWPESEEINIVEPQKMRPNNAEYECPDILHGGVIMDRKSSFQGHAAIVHSVKQVEQDCEDDGETQAGSRLLHLLQVMGVKDVVVIVSRWYGGIQLGPDRFRHINNAARQVLATGNLIPDKARKKA, encoded by the exons ATGGACGATTTATCTCTACAA gTTGATGAAATTGAGGCACTCGTCGCCATATACGACAAAGAATGGCAGACTACTGACGAAGAGAACAGAGCATACTGTATCAACATTAGAAATGGAGACAGTGTGGTGAGGCTCTATATAAAGTTGCCTAGTAATTACCCATCCTCCGTTTCACCAACTTACGAAATCTCTGCTCCACACCTCAGTGAGTCTCAAAAGAATCACATTCATCGCCTCTTGGACGAGGTATGCTT AACAAATCTCGGGCaaaatgtaatatttcaaCTGGTTGAAAAAGTTCGAGAAGTTTTGCAGTTTAATTTCGAAGGCTCAGCTTGGTCGGAGCTTGAAAGCTGGCCAGAATCTGAAGAAATCAACATAGTTGAACCACAAAAAATGAGACCGAATAATGCGGAATATGAATGTCCAGATATTCTACACGGAGGTGTTATTATGGACAgaaaaagttcttttcaaGGACATGCAGCAATTGTTCACTCAGTAAAACAAGTCGA ACAG GACTGTGAGGATGACGGGGAAACACAAGCCGGAAGTAGACTACTGCATTTGCTACAG gTCATGGGTGTAAAAGATGTGGTCGTTATCGTGTCACGGTGGTACGGTGGCATACAACTTGGACCAGATCGCTTTCGCCACATCAATAATGCTGCCAGGCAAGTTCTTGCGACTGGCAATTTAATACCAGACAAAGCTAGAAAGAAAGCGTAG
- the LOC107222901 gene encoding protein IMPACT-A isoform X1, whose amino-acid sequence MDDLSLQVDEIEALVAIYDKEWQTTDEENRAYCINIRNGDSVVRLYIKLPSNYPSSVSPTYEISAPHLSESQKNHIHRLLDEVCLTNLGQNVIFQLVEKVREVLQFNFEGSAWSELESWPESEEINIVEPQKMRPNNAEYECPDILHGGVIMDRKSSFQGHAAIVHSVKQVEQVIHKLLEAKKIQQATHNVYAYRIYRQDVNCFLQDCEDDGETQAGSRLLHLLQVMGVKDVVVIVSRWYGGIQLGPDRFRHINNAARQVLATGNLIPDKARKKA is encoded by the exons ATGGACGATTTATCTCTACAA gTTGATGAAATTGAGGCACTCGTCGCCATATACGACAAAGAATGGCAGACTACTGACGAAGAGAACAGAGCATACTGTATCAACATTAGAAATGGAGACAGTGTGGTGAGGCTCTATATAAAGTTGCCTAGTAATTACCCATCCTCCGTTTCACCAACTTACGAAATCTCTGCTCCACACCTCAGTGAGTCTCAAAAGAATCACATTCATCGCCTCTTGGACGAGGTATGCTT AACAAATCTCGGGCaaaatgtaatatttcaaCTGGTTGAAAAAGTTCGAGAAGTTTTGCAGTTTAATTTCGAAGGCTCAGCTTGGTCGGAGCTTGAAAGCTGGCCAGAATCTGAAGAAATCAACATAGTTGAACCACAAAAAATGAGACCGAATAATGCGGAATATGAATGTCCAGATATTCTACACGGAGGTGTTATTATGGACAgaaaaagttcttttcaaGGACATGCAGCAATTGTTCACTCAGTAAAACAAGTCGA ACAGGTAATACACAAACTACTTGAAGCTAAGAAAATACAACAAGCGACGCATAACGTGTATGCCTACAGAATTTATCGACAGGATGTAAATTGTTTTCTTCAGGACTGTGAGGATGACGGGGAAACACAAGCCGGAAGTAGACTACTGCATTTGCTACAG gTCATGGGTGTAAAAGATGTGGTCGTTATCGTGTCACGGTGGTACGGTGGCATACAACTTGGACCAGATCGCTTTCGCCACATCAATAATGCTGCCAGGCAAGTTCTTGCGACTGGCAATTTAATACCAGACAAAGCTAGAAAGAAAGCGTAG
- the LOC124295312 gene encoding galactokinase-like, whose product MWESHCSMRDNFGSSCSQIERIMSMIQNIPGVYGARIVGRDFGTIVLALVHRHAVRTMVNALRSGDQCQEYQVVKPSSGSGILYADTNEQLLPIVSNKKRLRKSHRNNLFVGDYNDYHQQYDTIYGVRDEKTFTPVKEIYTKY is encoded by the exons ATGTGGGAGAGTCACTGTTCGATGAGGGATAACTTTGGATCATCTTGTTCTCAAATTGAACGCATAATGAGTATGATACAAAATATTCCCGGCGTTTACGGAGCCAGAATTGTCGGTAGAGATTTTGGCACCATTGTTCTTGCCTTG GTACACAGGCACGCTGTAAGAACGATGGTGAATGCTTTGCGCAGTGGTGACCAATGTCAAGAGTATCAAGTTGTAAAACCGTCGTCCGGTTCCGGAATTTTATACGCAGACACAAACGAACAGCTTTTGCCAATTGTAAGCAACAAGAAGCGACTCAGAAAATCTCatagaaacaatttatttgtaGGGGATTATAATGATTATCACCAACAGTATGATACTATTTACGGTGTCAGAGatgagaaaacttttacacctgtgaaagaaatttacacaaaatattaa
- the LOC107222936 gene encoding protein misato isoform X1, whose amino-acid sequence MPTREVLTLQFGHYSNFIGTHWWNIQESSFSYEPKQPSEINHDVLYREGETPRKETTFTPRLLLVDLKGSVGHLTEQGNLYKAVEKSLPLHSDLWDSENIQVTTEPVVNKAPFIQNLEKGPADGEDAVVNFEDDVTVWADYLVPRFHPRTVNIVREYEHQSLDQPFNVFHYGHHLWKTEQFQEEFSNKIRAYAEECDFMQGFQVILDSTNGFSGLGSSCIQHLQDEYGKSILAFPVIDGKNFNKSLNDLFKVLNTALCYQSIGEHCSLFSPLCVGQNGWPQAGACRQFNHLTYNSELDYHTSSLLATALDTISLRYRQKEFSTSALSDLCADLNKLGRRAAATSLSLPFPMTAGQDLIDVLDDHEGPLWTSLTPSCDISMDKSMQSLVLRGIHHERLKRPPHEAKLQQRKAAYSCSSVHEMMTLYLACSCHATATHLTNLKAPLTIKEPYPNIFNNNIHQNGDFSPWPVGEEVKSVPVLAGLHSGPSLSHMFDSLHSQASRIKSISKLRGFKDSGLEQDELIECLDQLLTYKEAYEDHYE is encoded by the exons ATGCCGACTAGAGAAGTATTGACTCTCCAATTCGGACATTACTCGAATTTCATTGGAACCCATTGGTGGAACATTCAG GAATCGTCTTTTTCCTACGAGCCCAAACAACCTTCGGAAATAAATCATGATGTTTTATATAGAGAAGGTGAAACGCCAAGG AAAGAGACGACGTTTACACCGAGGCTTCTGCTAGTTGATCTAAAAGGTAGTGTCGGTCATTTGACTGAACAAGGAAATTTATACAAAGCAGTAGAAAAATCTTTACCTCTGCACAGTGACTTGTGGGATTCCGAAAATATTCAAGTTACAACTGAGCCAGTAGTGAATAAAGCCCCATTCATTCAGAATTTGGAGAAAGGGCCTGCAGATGGAGAAGATGCAGTCGTTAACTTCGAAGATGATGTTACAGTGTGGGCTGATTATCTGGTCCCACGTTTCCATCCAAGGACTGTGAACATTGTTCGCGAGTACGAACACCAGTCCTTGGATCAGCCTTTCAACGTGTTTCACTATGGTCATCATCTGTGGAAGACTGAACAGTTCCAAgaggaattttcaaacaaaataagAGCCTATGCCGAAGAATGCGATTTCATGCAGGGCTTTCAG GTTATTCTAGATTCTACAAACGGTTTCTCTGGCCTTGGTTCATCCTGCATCCAGCACTTACAGGATGAATATGGGAAAAGTATATTAGCATTTCCTGTTATCGATGGAAAGAATTTTAATAAGTCGCTTAATGACTTGTTCAAAGTATTGAACACAGCTTTGTGCTACCAAAGTATAGGAGAACATTGCTCTTTATTCAGCCCACTTTGTGTTGGACAAAATGGTTGGCCTCAGGCGGGTGCTTGTCGTCAATTTAATCATCTAACGTACAATTCAGAATTGGATTATCACACCAGCTCGCTACTTGCAACTGCATTAGATACAATCAGTCTGAGATACCGGCAGAAAGAATTCTCTACTTCAGCACTGTCAGACCTGTGTGCGGATCTGAACAAACTTGGTAGAAGAGCAGCAGCTACCAGTTTAAGTCTGCCATTTCCCATGACTGCTGGTCAAGATCTAATCGACGTTTTAGATGATCATGAAGGTCCTCTGTGGACTAGTTTAACTCCTAGTTGTGACATATCAATGGATAAGAGTATGCAGAGTCTCGTACTCAGAGGGATACACCATGAAAGGCTAAAGAGACCGCCACATGAAGCAAAACTGCAGCAGAGGAAAGCTGCTTACAGTTGTTCAAGCGTACACGAAATGATGACACTTTATCTAGCTTGTTCATGTCACGCTACTGCTACTCATTTGACCAATCTCAAAGCACCTTTGACCATCAAAGAACCGTATcctaatatttttaacaacaatATTCATCAGAATGGGGACTTCTCACCTTGGCCAGTTGGAGAAG AAGTTAAATCCGTTCCGGTATTGGCTGGGCTGCACAGCGGACCCAGTCTTTCACATATGTTCGATTCCCTTCACTCTCAAGCGAGTCGCATAAAAAGTATAAGCAAACTTCGGGGTTTCAAAGATTCGGGACTTGAACAAGATGAACTTATCGAATGTCTTGACCAACTGCTCACTTACAAAGAAGCCTACGAAGATCATTACGAATGA